In Parabacteroides sp. FAFU027, the genomic stretch GGTTAAAACACCTCTGTTGAATAAAGCATGTGCGTATAAAAGCATCATCTTATCATCTGATATTTGCTTAGACCAACTCTTTCTTCTTTTTATTTCTACAGCCAGTGAATCAAAGTTTACGTTCTGCTCAAGTTGATGTAATTCATCCATCGAATACTCCCAGGATCCACCAATATTCCAGATAGCACTATCGTTCTTAAATGTAAAATACCTCGCTTTATTTTCTAAAGCCAACAACTTTACTTTTCGTATGCTTAAATCATCATACCCAAGATGATATTCCCGATGTAGAGCCCCCTTTATGAAGTCTCCTTTTGTGCAATATTCCCTAACCTGTCCTGTATTGACATTTTTTGCTTTGACTACTACGAAATATTGAAATGTACTTTCGTTATTTATAGCGGCAACATAATTCAGATATAACATATCCGTTGTTTGTCCCGAAGAAGCATTTGCTATTAAAATGGCTATAAGAAAAGCACCAACCAACCCAACTAATCGCCTCATTTTCGAATCATTTTGCAATTCAACTTATAAAAACATCGTATCTCTCACTCACCCCACCTCCAACACCTTACCGCAACCCGCATATTTCTCCTGCATCGGTTGTCCGGTCGGACCCAAGGAAGCAAACTCAATCCCGACACAAAGAATGAGCGTATCGTGATCAGTCAGCTGGCTGGCATATTCGCTCAGATCAAGTTCCAGTACCTGTTCGGAGAATGAAGCCTTAGCAGAGGTCCATTCGGTGGTCGATTCCCGTAACCAGAATCCATTGCTGCAGCCCACTGGCGAATAATCGACCCACTTAGCGTTATACCCTTTCATATCGGGCACGACACCCAGTGATGCGGCAAGACGGAAGAGGGGGAGTTTGGTAAAATTATTGAGCGACACCACGCCACTGAATGCGGGAATGGTCACCGTTGCCTTCATCGCCTGTCGGTCAAGAGCCCAATGCGGAGCCACCTTCATCACTGAGTCAAACGGGTGGTATTTATTAAAGTTGAAGCCCGAAATCACCGCCTTGTATTTCGACAGGTAGATGCCCCGGCTCCCCAACGCTGCCGATTCGTCCAGTTTCTGTATCTGTTTCATCAGGGCATTCATCGGTCCGGAAGTATTGTAGTCTGCCAGTCGCTTGCCCGTATAGCAAGCCGTCCGCACAGCACTTCCCATCTTGGTGCAGCCCACCCATTCGGCATTGTTCAAGCGCACCATTGCACAACTGGCCGAACGTTTTATCTTGGATTTACTCGGGCCCCCTTTTGCACGGGCGATAACCCCATCATGTCCCTTCATCGTGTACATCGTGATACCGCCAATGGTGCCGGTCATCAGGTTTACTCCTTTTACTTTTGCCATAATCGTCAGTTTTTGAGATAACATTCATTTTAAATGAAACAGAGAATCACACAGTCGCCCATCATCGGAGACACTATGTGACATGAAAGGCGGGTATTCCTATACGATTGTAAGTATCTTGCTATACTCTATACAAGATTTACAAATTTAGCAAAAACTGAGTAATTCCATATATATACCAGAGATATTTCAGTTTATAATTAAACAGAAACATCACAGGGATATTACTGGGATAACACTGAGATATCTCTGGGAAAACATCCTATCAGGAGTATATAAAGAGTACAACAACAGTAGAGCAAGGGTATTTCTGAGTAGTAAAAAAGATAACAAAAACAGCATTTGGGGGGTAAAAATAGAAAAGGCGGAAACTATTGCTCCGCCTCATAATTCAGACTGATTGCTTATTGGCTAATTTGCCATAGCAACTCCGGTGTTCAGATTTATCGTTATGTTGTTATCAGCCGGGGGGAGGTCTGTCCATATACTTTGAGTCACAAATGCAAGGGTTGGTACCACTCCGGCAACCGTCTGAATGTCGCTATTATCAACAACTGTAGGTGATTCATCACCGGCATAGTGAGCCATCAAAGCATTCGCTAATATCCGGTCAAGTCCGTAATAACTAATGGTAGTCTGTGACAGATTATGGGGTGAACCGGTCAACATATTACCGGCAAGCGTTTTCATACCGACACTCAGGTAATCTTTGGCATATTGCTGAAAAGAGGTTCCCGCGGGAATTGTACTGAAAGTAACATTATCAATGTATCTTGACTCGATTTTCAAGGTATTATCGACGGTATTTAGAGTAACTATGCGATAAGGGCACGGCGAAGTAACCGTACTTCCGGTTTCCACATCATAGATAAAACCTGCCGCGCCACTCTTCTTAACAATATCCTGAGCATGGAAATGCCCGGTAAAAACGACATTCATCCCCATATCGGCCAGGGAGGTAGAGATATTCGCCCAATCGGAAATCAGATAATCGGGAAAAAGACTCCCCTCTCCGGCAAAATGCTCCACCATACCATGATGCATCATGGTCAACAAAATCTTATTTTGCACTTTGGCCTGAGCAATGACGGATTTTACCCAGGAGAGTGTATGCTCCGAAATACTTCCAGCAGACTCACGAAGGGGAAAATAATGACAAGCATCAATTCCTAATACCCACACTCCATTGACAGGTTCGGACAGATAACTCAACGAGGCGGTATCCCGTTCAATCGCATTGGCATAACCACAATTGGCATAAATAGAGGCAAAATCAACAGCTGATATATTGGCGACCGATGTCTGTGAAGAACCCACAAAACCGGAGGCTGCCGGATTATCTATATCGTGATTTCCCGGAACGACCAGCACCTGAATACCTTTATCTGTCAACGTCTTGAAAAGAGTGGCTACCGCCTGATGGTCAACCTTCTCCCCGTCTTTAGTCAAATCGCCCGTTACAAGCAGAAAGTCGGGTTTCTCGACCAATACATCTGCCAATACATTTTGTAGAATCGCTCTACTTTCCAATAGTAATTTGCGGTCAGCTGTCAAAAGGGATTGCAAATTGGCATTTGCCGGAAGGCTAAACAGAGAAGGGGCAAAATAATGAATATCGGAAATGACCATAAACTTAACCGTTCTGGGGACATTATTATTCCCGTCTTCCTTATTACACCCAATCAACAATACTAGAAATAACGCTATGACATAGTTGCAGAAATTTTGTTTCTTCATGGTTTTGTAATTGTACAGAATTTTAAACTTGATGGCTTATAGATAGAAAGGGTATGATTTTTCAAACGCTGCAAATATAGAGCAAATTGGGAAATCACCAATTATCATTCTGTTCCTGCCCGCTCAATTCTTAAATCAAAAACAGCAAGATTGGAAAAGTATTCCGAGGAAACCTGTTGTACCTTTGTTTTTATCAAAATAAACAAGATGAATCCGAAACCCGACACCCGTATCGAATATGTCCGGCGCATCGACCGCCTGACCGAATACATCAACGAACATCTGGAGGATGAACTGGACCTCAACAGGCTGGCGCAAATGTGCAATCTGTCACCCTATCACTTCCATCGCATCGTAAAAGCATTCCTGAGGGAGCCGCTTGGCGCTTACATCGGACGACTCAGGGTGGAAAAGGCGGCTCGCTCACTGCGCTATACCGACTTGCCGGTGCAGGAAATTGCCTTCAGTGTAGGGTACGATTCTCCCTCTTCCCTTACCAAAGTGTTTAATCAGTATTACGGTATCTCACCTACCGAATTTCGAAACAATAAAAACTTTATCATTATGAAACCGGCAATCATTAACACCGAATTGAACCTGAAAGCTCCCAAGATTAAAGAACTGGAAGAAAAGACAGCGCTCTACATCCGTCAAACGGGAGAGTATTCGTCGCTTGATTTCGAAAGTGCTTATACCAAACTATGGGGATGTGTAAAGGAACAAAAACTCTTCAGCGCAGGCATTGAGCATATCTGCGTCTATCACGACGACCCGAAGGTGACCGAAAGCGATAAGTTGCGTACCGACATCTGTCTGATCATTAAGAAAACAGCCACACCATCGGGTGAAGTCGGCATCAAAACCATCAGCGGCGGCAAGTATGCGATTTTCCTCTATCAGGGCAGCTACAACAATTTGGGTGCGGTGTACGACACCATCTTCGGCCACTGGCTTCCGGGTAGCGGCTGCACGTTGCGCGATGCTCCCTGCTTCGAAAAATACATCAGTAACCCCAAAGTTACCGCTCCGGAGAAACTAAAAACAGAAATTTATGTGCCGATTGAATAGAAAACACGAATACAATGTTTATGGCTCTGAAAAAAAAATCACCTGAAATGAAAAACTTTTCACTTCAATAAACCAATGATAATCAAGACAACAAGACACAAAACCCTTTATCCATCGCATTTCAAATGAAAAAATAATTTGCAGGTTTGAAAAATAGCGCTACCTTTGCAACGCAATTCCGAAGCGGATGTGGCGTAATTGGTAGCCGCGCCAGACTTAGGATCTGGTGCCGTGAGGCGTGGGGGTTCGAGTCCCTTCATCCGCACAAAAAGAGGTTTTCCGTTGGATTACCTCTTTTTTTGTTTTTAATCCGTTTGTTTCCAAACCTCCAAGGTTTTTAAAAACCTTGGAGGTTTAGCAATCTATACATTATGAAACACCCACTGCATCAATTCAAGCACTGCCCCAAGTGCGGCTCTTCCACTTTCCACGAACACAATTTCAAAGCCTATAAGTGCGACGATTGCGAATTTATCTATTACTTCAATCCCTCATCGGCTACCGTAGCCTTTATCCTGAACGAAAAGGGTGAACTGTTGGTTTGCCGTCGGGCACACGATCCGGCCAAAGGGACGCTGGATCTTCCCGGTGGATTTGTAGATATGGACGAAACCGGCGAAGAGGCTATCATGCGCGAGGTCGAAGAAGAGACCGGCCTTAAGACAAAAGCGCTGCAATACCAATTTTCACTCCCCAACCGGTATGTTTACTCCGACTTTGAGGTGCATACATTAGATATGTTTTTCGCCATTCAGGTAGAAGATGCGACTAAGCTGCAAGCCAATGACGATGTGGAAGAATCGTTCTTTGCTCCATTAGATAAAATCAACCCGGCTGAATTCGGATTAGTTTCCGTTCGCAAGGGGTTGGAACGCTTCCTTGCCGAAAGATTAAAATAAACTACTCCGGAATTTGTACTTTCCGGCCTTCTTCTTCGTTTATTCCTTTAAATGTAACTGAAAAAGCAGAGGTTATGCGACCCGTTGCCTCAACTTTTTCAGCTACATTTGCAATCAGACCACCTGTTGGCCTCCCTCATTAACACGCAAGTATTTATTCAACAAAGAAATAAATCCTCATGAAGAAAATATTGATTGCCGCATCACTTACCATGTCCGTAGGATTATCTTCTGCACAGCATCCGGCTGCGTACGGAATGACAGGTAAAGAAGCCTTATTTTATCAGGGAAAAGAGATGTTTGCAAACGGAAACTTTGCCGGTTGTATAGAGCAACTGCAAAAATACCGTTCATCAGCTGTTCAGACAAACTTGTTAAGTGAAACCGACTATATGTTGGCCGCTGCTACTTTCCAGACCGGAGAAGAAACAGCCAGGAACCAACTCGAAACCTTTTTACGTAAACATCCGGATTCACGTCATGTGGACCGGGTTAAGTTTCTGCTGGGGACGCTTTCATTTTACAAAAACGAGATTGAAGAGACCATAAGTACGCTTCGTGAGGTGAAGACCGAATTTCTGGATAAAGAGGAAAAAGCCGACTGTCAGTATCGCCTGGCTTATGCCTATATAGCCGAAAAAAAAGAACAGGAGGCTCTAAAGCTGATGCGTGAATTGCAACACAACAGCCCTAAATACGCTGAAGCTGCCACCTATTATCTGGCGTGGTTTGATTATCGGGACAAACAGTTCGACCAGGCGGTAAGCGGTTTTGAAGCAGTGAAGAATAATCCTGAATTCAGTGAAAACGCCCGCTTCTACCTGACTCAGATTTACTTTGTCAAACACAATTTCGACGCGGCAATTTCTGCGGGTGAAGGCCTGATTACTCAAACTCAGGACAACTACCGTTTAAGCGAATTGTATCGCATCGTCGGTGAAAGCTATTACTACCAACACAATACCAACAAAGCAGTAACCTATCTCACCTCGTATGCAGAGAAGGATAAAACTCCGCTGCAAGCCAGCATGCTGATTCTCGGAACAGCCATTTACCAGAATGGAGATTACGGAAAAGCCATCAACTACCTGAAACTGGCGACCGGTAAAGAAGAGACGCTAAACCAATCAGCATTCTACTACCTGGGCAACTGCTACCTGAAAACCGGCAATAAAAAAAGTGCACTAATGGCGTTTGAGTCGGCTTCCAAATCAACGGCAAACATGCAGGTGAAAGAGGTGGCACTCTACAATTATGCCATGCTCGTTCATGAAACTGCCTATTCACCATTTGATGAATCGGTATCGTCGTTTGAGCAATTCCTCAACGAATTTCCGGAATCCATTTATGCCGACAAAGTCAGCAGTAGTTTATCTGAAGTTTATCTGACTTCGAAAAACTATCCGTTGGCTTTGGAGAAAATCAATAAAATCAAACAACCAAACTCCAAAATCCTGGCTGCCAAACAACGCATCCTTTACCAGCTTGGTGCGCAGATGCTCATCAACGGGCAACCCGATGAAGCCATTGCTAAACTGAACAGTGCCATCGATATGGGCAAACTGGATAGTGAAGCATTCGCCGAAGCCTACTTCTGGCGCGGTGAAGCATATTATCGTCAGAACCAAATAAACAAAGCCGGCAACGATTATCAGGTTTACCTCAGCAATACAACCGGCGCCAACAAGCAAAACCAGGCATTGGCCTACTACAACCTCGGCTATACCGAATACAAACAACAAGAAACTGGCAAAGCGCAAAAATCATTTGAGCAGTTCCTCAATCTGGAGAAAAGCAACAATGACCTGATTGCCGATGCGACCAACCGAATCGGTGATTGCCGTTACCTACAGCGCGATTATGCTGCTGCTGAAAGCAATTATGCAAAAGCGGGGCGCATTTCCCCTCAGGCTGCTGACTATTCCATGTTCCAACAGGCTCAGATGCTCGGCATTCAGAAGCAATACAATGCTAAAATCAGCCTGCTGGATAAAATCATCAAAAACGAGCAATCGGAATATGCCGATGATGCGCTTTATGAAAAGGCCAAAGCTTACGAACTCTCCGACCGCAACAGCCAGGCACTACAAACCTATCAGCTGTTGACGGAAAAATATCCTCAAAGTCCGCTTACCCGTGATGCCGGCGTGCAAATGGCGATGCTCTACTTCGGTATGGGCAATACGGAGAAATCAATCGAATGGTATAAGAAAACTATCTCTTCATTTCCGGGCAGCGATGAAGCCAATGTGGCTAATGAGGATTTGAAACGAATCTACAAAGACCAAAACCGTATCGACGAATATGCCGATTTCCTCAAAACGTTGGGTGGAAATGTCAACTTCTCCGCAACAGAGCAGGATTCGCTGATGTATTTCGGAGCTGAAAAGGTCTATATGAAAGGCAATAAAACTTCTGCCCAGACCAGCTTCACTAAATATCTAAAGAGCTTTCCGGATGGAGCCTTCTCACTCAATGCCAACTACTATATGGCCAATATGGCAATTGAAAACAAGAAATACGACGATGCCCTCCCCTATCTGGAAAGCATTTTGAGTCGTCCGGACAATAAATTTACCGAAGGCGCATTGCGTTCTGCGGCAGAAATCAGCTTCAACAAAGCCGATTATGCCAAGGCTGACACACTATACCAGCAACTGGAGCAAAAAGCCATTGCACAAAAGACAAAAACAGACGCCCGTGTTGCCCGTTTGCGTTGTGCATGGTTGACCAATAAATATGCAGACGCTTCTGCTCTGGCTACGAAGCTTCTTGCTGACCCTGCCACCAAAGGAGAATTGAAAACGGAATGCATTTACTATCGTGCCAAATCAAATCTGGCTTTAAACCAAAACCAGACTGTCGTTGCTGATTTGACTACCCTGGCTAAAGATACCCGCAGCGCCTTCGGGGCAGAATCGAAATACCTGCTGGCGGAATATTACTTCAACATCGGTAGCCTGCCTAAAGCTGAATCGGAAATTACCGATTTCATCAACAAAGGAACACCTCAACAACACTGGCTGGCGAAGAGCTTTATCCTGTTGGTGGACATTTACATCAAAAATGACGACCTCTTCCAGGCGAAACAGTATCTCCTGAGTTTGAAAAACAACTACAAGGAGAAAGACGAAGAGATTGCCAAAATGATTGAAGAGCGACTGCCGAAAGTGGAACAGGCAGCAGAATAGGTTATACGTAATACATTTTAAGTGATACGTAAAGTCAAACGTCAGAACAAAGATAAAAGTAACAGCAATGAACAAGAAAGTAATATATATAGCCTGCATGGCTCTGGCTGCTTCGGTAACTCTTCAGGCACAAAAGAAAGCGGCTGCAAAAGACTCAACCCTTAACCGTCAAATGGTACTGGAGCGGGAATTTAAGCCGGTATTCAAGGATGCATCGCGTATCGACCAGTTGCCACAGGTGACAGAAGCCAAAGCAACCAAGTCTCCCGTGCAATACCAGTTCAACGCACTGGATTTGGCCTACCCGACCCAGTGGAAGACCATTCAACCGGAAAAAAAGATGGGACGCCCTGACTTTTCGGAGCAGAAAGGCTACCTCAACCTCGGTGCCGGTGCACAAACTAACACCTACGGCAACGGTGGAATCCTGTTGGTCAATGATGCGGCCAATAAACTTTCGCTGACATTTGACCACCGGCTTATCAACGACACCCGTAAGATCAAACAAACCGGAGATGAAAACACTGTATTCTCTACTGACAATGCTTTGCAGGGAAATTACGGTCATGAATTCGAAAAATCAGCCCTTGAAATATCCGGTGGTTACAAACATTCGGCATTTAACTACTTCGGACAGCCATCTCTTGTCCGTTACACCCTGTTACATGTCCCTATTTACAACGATCATCAAATCCATAACCGTCTGTTTTTGCAAGGAGAAATGCATTCTCTGGAAGACAGCGTTCTGGAATACAAAGCAATGGTCAAATACGGATTTCTCGGTAAAAAATTAAGTGCTATAGACAGCCTTAGCGGCAACCGGGAGCATCACATCTTGATTGAAGGTGAAATCTCCGGCAGATTCATGGAAAACTCCCGCATAGGACTGGATTTTGGATTGAATAATTTCGTTTACCAAACTGACAAAGCGCTGGAAGTGGAGGAAATATACAAACCGGAGAATTATGGGTTGTTTGAATTCACTCCACACATCGACTTCGAAGGTGAAAAATACAACGTGCGCTTAGGTTTGAAATCAGAATTTGAATTCGCTAAAAAGAATGTAATCCACTTAGCCCCCAGCATTTCCGGTAAATGGGAGTTTGCCGACCGTTTTTTCCTGATCGGTGAGTTTGGCGGAGGTTCTAAGATTTATTCATTCGAACAAACCGATGCTGAATACCGCTATCTCAATCCTGCCATGCGCCTGAAAGATACTTTCACTCCGCTTGATGCAACTATCAGCTTCCGCACCAATGCTGTACCGGGTTTCGGATTTGAATTATTGACCGGATACAAATCCGGTGAGGACTATTTCATGACCTCGGAGCAAACCGGCAACAGAATAAACGTGCTGACTCCGCATCAGACTGTGATCAAACAGACCAAAATCGGATTATTGGCTGAATATAAATATGATAAAATCGCCGACCTGACATTCAAACTAATGAAATACAGCTATAAAGCAGATCCGGAAGAAACAATCACTGCTAAAACCAAAGCCTGGGGAAAACCGGACCTCGAATTATCTCTTGACGGCGATTTTCATTTAACTGAAAAGGTTTCAGCGCAAATGAATTACTATCTGGCATCGGGCAGATACGCTTTGGTGAATGACGAAACCGTATCTATGAAGCCCATCAGCAGCCTGAACATCGGCAGCCGGTATGCGTTCAATAAAAAAGTCTCTGCCTTTGCTCAATTGAACAACCTTTTGTTTCAAAAATATGACCTTTGGTATGGAATGCCCGCCCAAAGTTTCAATTTTATAGCAGGTATCGGACTTACCTTTTAATTTTTAGTTACTTTTGTGCGCTTTCCAATGAAAAGGAAAGCCTTGGGCGTGATTTTCGTGACAGAAAAGAGCGCTCATTCATTATCTGAAAACAGCAGAACCAGACCTATGGTAAAAAACTTAGTCATTGTTGAGTCCCCGGCAAAAGCCAAAACGATTGAGAAGTTTCTTGGAAAAGATTTCAAAGTTTTATCCAGCTACGGACATATTCGCGATTTAAAAAAGAAGGATTTCAGTATCGATATCCCCAATCACTACACTCCTATTTACGAAATTCCCAAGGAAAAGAAGAAGCTGGTGGATGAATTACGCGACTTATCAAAGGAGGCAGAGACCGTATGGTTGGCTTCCGATGAGGACCGCGAGGGAGAAGCCATTGCATGGCACTTGTATGAGGTACTGGAATTGAGTCCGGAGAAGACAAAACGTATTGTATTCCACGAGATTACTAAAAATGCCATTCTGCATGCGATTGAAAATCCGCGCGGCATCAACTTTGACCTGGTAAATGCGCAACAGGCGCGTCGCGTGCTTGACCGTATCGTAGGTTTTGAGCTTTCACCGATCCTTTGGAGAAAAGTGAAGCCCGCTCTTTCTGCCGGACGCGTGCAATCCGTTGCCGTGCGCCTGATCGTAGAGCGCGAACGCGACATTCAGAAGTTTACTCCCGAAGCAGCCTATCGTGTCATCGCTCTCTTTTTGATTCAAAATGAAAAGGGTGATACTACAGAGCTAAAAGCAGAACTTAACCAACGTCTGCAAACGAAAGAAGAGGCGCTTGCATTCCTTGAATATTGTAAAAATTCCAATTTCCTCATTGAGGATATTACCACACGCCCGACGCGCAAATCGCCGGCGGCACCTTTTACCACCTCAACCCTGCAACAGGAAGCTGCGCGCAAGCTGAGCTTCTCTGTATCGCAAACGATGATGGTGGCACAGAAGCTTTACGAATCGGGACACATTACTTATATGCGTACCGACTCGGTAAACCTCTCTGACCTGGCGCTCAATGCAGCTAAAGCGGAAATCCTCAATACAATGGGCGAGAAATACGTCAATACACGCCAGTACAACACCAAATCAAAAGGTGCTCAAGAGGCGCATGAGGCCATCCGTCCGACCTATATGGACAAACCGACCATTGAAGGAACGGCTCAGGAGAAAAAACTTTATGACCTGATCTGGAAACGCACTTTAGCTTCGCAAATGAGCGATGCAGAGCTTGAAAAAACCACTGTAACCATCGGCGTTAATGAGCACAAACTGAAATTTGTGGCAACCGGTGAGGTGATTAAGTTCGACGGATTCCTGCGCGTCTATCTCGAATCAAACGATGACGAAAATGAGAAAGACGATGACAGCAGCTTGTTGCCTCCAATGGCTGTGGGCGAACTGTTGAGTCTGAAAGAGATCAACGCAACCGAGCGTTTCACCCAGCGTCCGGCCCGTTTCTCTGAGGCAAGCCTCGTTCGCAAACTGGAAGAGCTCGGTATCGGCCGTCCTTCTACCTATGCGCCGACCATCTCTACCATCCAGAACCGCGAATATGTGGAAAAAGGAGATAAAGAGGGAGTGGAACGTTCGTTCAATGCTCTCAAGCTGAAAAATAATAAGATTACCGACACTACCAAGACCGAAACTACCGGTAACGATAAAGGAAAACTTTTCCCAACCAACATCGGTGTGGTGGTAAATGACTTCCTGACCGAATATTTCCCCGACATCCTCGACTTTAACTTCACCGCAAGTGTGGAGAAGGAGTTCGATAATATTGCGGATGGCGATATGGAGTGGACAGAAGCCATCGACACCTTCTATAAATCGTTCCATCCTGTAGTAGAAGCTACTGCGGCGGTGAAAACAGAACGTAAGGTGGGTGAACGTATCATCGGAACCGATCCTAAGACCGGTCGTCAGGTTTCAGTGAAGATCAGCCGTTTTGGTCCCGTGGTTCAAATCGGAACAGCGGACGAAGAGGAGAAGCCAATCTTTGCTTCGCTTAAGAAAACCGAGTCGATGGAGACCATTACCCTCGAAGCGGCATTGAAACACTTCGAACTGCCACGCACATTGGGTGACTT encodes the following:
- a CDS encoding TonB-dependent receptor; this encodes MNKKVIYIACMALAASVTLQAQKKAAAKDSTLNRQMVLEREFKPVFKDASRIDQLPQVTEAKATKSPVQYQFNALDLAYPTQWKTIQPEKKMGRPDFSEQKGYLNLGAGAQTNTYGNGGILLVNDAANKLSLTFDHRLINDTRKIKQTGDENTVFSTDNALQGNYGHEFEKSALEISGGYKHSAFNYFGQPSLVRYTLLHVPIYNDHQIHNRLFLQGEMHSLEDSVLEYKAMVKYGFLGKKLSAIDSLSGNREHHILIEGEISGRFMENSRIGLDFGLNNFVYQTDKALEVEEIYKPENYGLFEFTPHIDFEGEKYNVRLGLKSEFEFAKKNVIHLAPSISGKWEFADRFFLIGEFGGGSKIYSFEQTDAEYRYLNPAMRLKDTFTPLDATISFRTNAVPGFGFELLTGYKSGEDYFMTSEQTGNRINVLTPHQTVIKQTKIGLLAEYKYDKIADLTFKLMKYSYKADPEETITAKTKAWGKPDLELSLDGDFHLTEKVSAQMNYYLASGRYALVNDETVSMKPISSLNIGSRYAFNKKVSAFAQLNNLLFQKYDLWYGMPAQSFNFIAGIGLTF
- a CDS encoding tetratricopeptide repeat protein codes for the protein MKKILIAASLTMSVGLSSAQHPAAYGMTGKEALFYQGKEMFANGNFAGCIEQLQKYRSSAVQTNLLSETDYMLAAATFQTGEETARNQLETFLRKHPDSRHVDRVKFLLGTLSFYKNEIEETISTLREVKTEFLDKEEKADCQYRLAYAYIAEKKEQEALKLMRELQHNSPKYAEAATYYLAWFDYRDKQFDQAVSGFEAVKNNPEFSENARFYLTQIYFVKHNFDAAISAGEGLITQTQDNYRLSELYRIVGESYYYQHNTNKAVTYLTSYAEKDKTPLQASMLILGTAIYQNGDYGKAINYLKLATGKEETLNQSAFYYLGNCYLKTGNKKSALMAFESASKSTANMQVKEVALYNYAMLVHETAYSPFDESVSSFEQFLNEFPESIYADKVSSSLSEVYLTSKNYPLALEKINKIKQPNSKILAAKQRILYQLGAQMLINGQPDEAIAKLNSAIDMGKLDSEAFAEAYFWRGEAYYRQNQINKAGNDYQVYLSNTTGANKQNQALAYYNLGYTEYKQQETGKAQKSFEQFLNLEKSNNDLIADATNRIGDCRYLQRDYAAAESNYAKAGRISPQAADYSMFQQAQMLGIQKQYNAKISLLDKIIKNEQSEYADDALYEKAKAYELSDRNSQALQTYQLLTEKYPQSPLTRDAGVQMAMLYFGMGNTEKSIEWYKKTISSFPGSDEANVANEDLKRIYKDQNRIDEYADFLKTLGGNVNFSATEQDSLMYFGAEKVYMKGNKTSAQTSFTKYLKSFPDGAFSLNANYYMANMAIENKKYDDALPYLESILSRPDNKFTEGALRSAAEISFNKADYAKADTLYQQLEQKAIAQKTKTDARVARLRCAWLTNKYADASALATKLLADPATKGELKTECIYYRAKSNLALNQNQTVVADLTTLAKDTRSAFGAESKYLLAEYYFNIGSLPKAESEITDFINKGTPQQHWLAKSFILLVDIYIKNDDLFQAKQYLLSLKNNYKEKDEEIAKMIEERLPKVEQAAE
- a CDS encoding NUDIX hydrolase, which codes for MKHPLHQFKHCPKCGSSTFHEHNFKAYKCDDCEFIYYFNPSSATVAFILNEKGELLVCRRAHDPAKGTLDLPGGFVDMDETGEEAIMREVEEETGLKTKALQYQFSLPNRYVYSDFEVHTLDMFFAIQVEDATKLQANDDVEESFFAPLDKINPAEFGLVSVRKGLERFLAERLK
- a CDS encoding metallophosphoesterase family protein, which produces MKKQNFCNYVIALFLVLLIGCNKEDGNNNVPRTVKFMVISDIHYFAPSLFSLPANANLQSLLTADRKLLLESRAILQNVLADVLVEKPDFLLVTGDLTKDGEKVDHQAVATLFKTLTDKGIQVLVVPGNHDIDNPAASGFVGSSQTSVANISAVDFASIYANCGYANAIERDTASLSYLSEPVNGVWVLGIDACHYFPLRESAGSISEHTLSWVKSVIAQAKVQNKILLTMMHHGMVEHFAGEGSLFPDYLISDWANISTSLADMGMNVVFTGHFHAQDIVKKSGAAGFIYDVETGSTVTSPCPYRIVTLNTVDNTLKIESRYIDNVTFSTIPAGTSFQQYAKDYLSVGMKTLAGNMLTGSPHNLSQTTISYYGLDRILANALMAHYAGDESPTVVDNSDIQTVAGVVPTLAFVTQSIWTDLPPADNNITINLNTGVAMAN
- a CDS encoding GyrI-like domain-containing protein; this translates as MNPKPDTRIEYVRRIDRLTEYINEHLEDELDLNRLAQMCNLSPYHFHRIVKAFLREPLGAYIGRLRVEKAARSLRYTDLPVQEIAFSVGYDSPSSLTKVFNQYYGISPTEFRNNKNFIIMKPAIINTELNLKAPKIKELEEKTALYIRQTGEYSSLDFESAYTKLWGCVKEQKLFSAGIEHICVYHDDPKVTESDKLRTDICLIIKKTATPSGEVGIKTISGGKYAIFLYQGSYNNLGAVYDTIFGHWLPGSGCTLRDAPCFEKYISNPKVTAPEKLKTEIYVPIE
- the topA gene encoding type I DNA topoisomerase — its product is MVKNLVIVESPAKAKTIEKFLGKDFKVLSSYGHIRDLKKKDFSIDIPNHYTPIYEIPKEKKKLVDELRDLSKEAETVWLASDEDREGEAIAWHLYEVLELSPEKTKRIVFHEITKNAILHAIENPRGINFDLVNAQQARRVLDRIVGFELSPILWRKVKPALSAGRVQSVAVRLIVERERDIQKFTPEAAYRVIALFLIQNEKGDTTELKAELNQRLQTKEEALAFLEYCKNSNFLIEDITTRPTRKSPAAPFTTSTLQQEAARKLSFSVSQTMMVAQKLYESGHITYMRTDSVNLSDLALNAAKAEILNTMGEKYVNTRQYNTKSKGAQEAHEAIRPTYMDKPTIEGTAQEKKLYDLIWKRTLASQMSDAELEKTTVTIGVNEHKLKFVATGEVIKFDGFLRVYLESNDDENEKDDDSSLLPPMAVGELLSLKEINATERFTQRPARFSEASLVRKLEELGIGRPSTYAPTISTIQNREYVEKGDKEGVERSFNALKLKNNKITDTTKTETTGNDKGKLFPTNIGVVVNDFLTEYFPDILDFNFTASVEKEFDNIADGDMEWTEAIDTFYKSFHPVVEATAAVKTERKVGERIIGTDPKTGRQVSVKISRFGPVVQIGTADEEEKPIFASLKKTESMETITLEAALKHFELPRTLGDFEEKTITVASGRFGPYVKHDNKYVSIPKGGDPMTITLEEAVELIKEKRIKESQKHIKAFEQDADLQILNGRWGPYIAYKKKNFKIPKDKVPADLTFEECMEIINKK